One segment of Amycolatopsis alba DSM 44262 DNA contains the following:
- a CDS encoding amino acid ABC transporter permease, which produces MTSDLDAPPAAPARPEEALKIVPARRPLTWLAAAAVAVLVAMAGHALVTNQAWEWSVVADYVFADAVLSSVVLTIELTVFGVVAGFLLGTILALMRISRNPLLRSVSWTYTWIFRSVPLILQLLFWYNLAILYNQLSFGVPFGPSFVSFDTMSLIPPFLAAGLGLGLHQAAYSGEIVRAGLLSVDQGQREAAAALGIPASRQFRRIVLPQAMRSIVPNAANEIIGMVKNTSQVYVMALPELFYQVQVIYSRSGRVIPLLLVATVWYLVLTTLLSIAQFYVERHYAKGALRTVPPTPLQKARAGLAKLKAAAR; this is translated from the coding sequence ATGACGAGTGATCTGGACGCGCCACCGGCAGCACCTGCCCGGCCGGAGGAGGCGCTGAAGATCGTGCCCGCCCGGCGTCCGCTGACCTGGCTGGCCGCCGCGGCGGTCGCCGTCCTGGTGGCCATGGCCGGACACGCCCTGGTGACCAACCAGGCCTGGGAATGGTCGGTCGTCGCCGACTACGTGTTCGCCGACGCCGTTCTCTCTTCGGTCGTCCTGACGATCGAATTGACCGTGTTCGGCGTGGTCGCGGGATTCTTGCTCGGCACGATTCTCGCCCTCATGCGCATTTCCCGGAATCCGCTCCTACGGTCTGTCAGCTGGACTTATACCTGGATCTTCCGGTCGGTGCCACTCATTCTCCAGCTGCTTTTCTGGTACAACCTCGCCATTCTCTACAACCAGCTTTCCTTCGGCGTCCCGTTCGGCCCGTCGTTCGTCTCGTTCGACACGATGAGCCTGATCCCGCCGTTCCTCGCCGCCGGGCTCGGCCTCGGCCTGCACCAGGCCGCCTACTCCGGGGAGATCGTGCGCGCCGGGCTCCTCTCCGTCGATCAGGGACAGCGGGAGGCGGCCGCGGCGCTGGGCATCCCGGCGAGCAGGCAGTTCCGCAGGATCGTGCTGCCGCAAGCGATGCGCTCGATCGTGCCGAACGCGGCCAACGAGATCATCGGCATGGTCAAGAACACCTCGCAGGTGTACGTGATGGCGCTGCCGGAACTCTTCTACCAGGTCCAGGTGATCTACAGCCGGAGCGGCCGGGTGATCCCGCTGCTGCTGGTGGCCACCGTCTGGTACCTGGTGCTCACCACGCTTCTTTCGATCGCGCAGTTCTACGTCGAACGCCACTACGCCAAGGGCGCGCTGCGCACCGTCCCGCCCACTCCCCTGCAGAAGGCCCGCGCCGGCCTCGCCAAACTGAAGGCGGCTGCCCGATGA
- a CDS encoding bifunctional riboflavin kinase/FAD synthetase, with the protein MQRWRGLGDLPGSWGRCVVTIGVFDGVHRGHRELISRTVRAAAERGVPSVVLTFDPHPSEVIRPGSHPAQLTTLRRKAELVEGLGVDVFCVLPFTLELSRLTAHEFVHEVLVDKLHAAAVIVGENFTFGAKAAGDVSLLRTLGKRFGFVAFGAELQGLLAQEQTENEITFSSTYVRSCIDAGDVIAASEALGRPHRLEGIVVRGDGRGHDLGYPTANLSTPRFAAVPADGVYAAWFTRSSDPGGRLRAAVSVGTNPTFSGRERTVEAFVLDIDEDFYGQHVALDFVAKLRDQVRFPTSEGLVKQIDEDVTRTRQLLDGQD; encoded by the coding sequence GTGCAGCGTTGGCGTGGTTTGGGTGACCTTCCCGGTAGCTGGGGACGGTGCGTGGTGACGATCGGCGTCTTCGACGGCGTGCACCGCGGGCATCGGGAGCTGATCTCGAGGACGGTCCGCGCCGCCGCCGAACGCGGCGTGCCGAGTGTGGTGCTGACCTTCGACCCGCATCCCTCGGAGGTGATCCGGCCGGGCAGCCATCCCGCGCAGCTGACCACGTTGCGCCGCAAGGCGGAACTGGTCGAGGGCCTGGGTGTCGACGTCTTCTGCGTGCTGCCGTTCACCCTCGAACTGTCACGGCTGACGGCGCACGAGTTCGTGCACGAGGTCCTGGTGGACAAACTTCACGCGGCCGCGGTGATCGTGGGGGAGAACTTCACCTTCGGCGCGAAGGCCGCCGGTGATGTCAGTCTCCTTCGCACCTTGGGGAAACGGTTCGGCTTCGTGGCGTTCGGCGCGGAACTGCAAGGCCTGCTGGCGCAGGAGCAGACGGAGAACGAGATCACCTTCTCCTCGACCTACGTCCGCTCGTGCATCGACGCCGGGGACGTCATCGCGGCGTCCGAGGCGCTCGGCAGGCCGCACCGGCTGGAGGGCATCGTCGTCCGGGGCGACGGCCGGGGGCACGACCTCGGCTACCCGACGGCGAACCTGTCGACGCCGCGGTTCGCGGCCGTGCCCGCCGACGGTGTCTATGCCGCCTGGTTCACCCGTTCGTCGGATCCTGGCGGCCGGCTGCGCGCGGCGGTGTCGGTCGGTACCAATCCGACGTTCTCGGGGCGGGAGCGCACCGTCGAGGCCTTCGTACTCGACATCGACGAGGATTTCTACGGGCAGCACGTCGCGCTCGATTTCGTCGCCAAGCTGCGTGATCAGGTCCGTTTCCCGACGTCGGAAGGTCTGGTGAAGCAGATCGACGAGGACGTCACGCGGACCAGGCAGCTGCTGGACGGGCAGGACTGA
- a CDS encoding DHH family phosphoesterase, protein MPNLKEAAALLARANDVTLLGHVRPDADALGSALALGRALQLRGAKVRVSVGEPEEMPETLRSLDVGGLYVPASELPESEQLLVALDTPTPGRLGKLAPRVDAVRAAGGEVLVIDHHASNVFFGTTHVVDDTAEATAVLVFALLEELGTEIDEPIARCLYAGLVTDTSGFRRARPSTHVMAAKLLEAGVNPDKVVREIVEDHPFAWLPMLSGVLAGARLEPDEARGFGLAHAVVTLDAARSVRAEEVEAVIDVIRSTREAGVAVVLKEAEPIGPGQRWTVSLRSAGGVDVSAAAGELGGGGHRQAAGCTAEGTAGEVLDRLRAALSRAPLL, encoded by the coding sequence GTGCCGAACCTGAAGGAAGCCGCCGCCCTGCTGGCGCGCGCGAACGATGTGACCCTGCTCGGCCATGTCCGGCCGGACGCCGACGCGCTCGGCAGTGCGCTGGCACTGGGCCGGGCACTGCAGCTGCGGGGCGCCAAGGTCCGCGTCTCGGTCGGCGAGCCGGAAGAGATGCCGGAAACCCTGCGGAGCCTGGACGTCGGCGGGCTCTACGTCCCCGCGAGCGAGCTGCCGGAGAGTGAACAGCTGCTGGTCGCGCTCGACACGCCCACCCCCGGCAGGCTCGGGAAACTCGCGCCGAGGGTGGACGCCGTCCGCGCGGCCGGGGGCGAGGTCCTGGTGATCGATCACCACGCCTCCAACGTCTTCTTCGGGACGACGCATGTCGTCGACGACACCGCCGAAGCGACGGCCGTCCTCGTTTTCGCGTTGCTGGAAGAGCTCGGCACCGAGATCGACGAGCCGATCGCGCGCTGCCTGTACGCGGGGCTCGTCACCGACACGAGCGGCTTCCGCCGCGCCCGGCCGTCCACTCACGTGATGGCCGCGAAGCTGCTCGAAGCCGGGGTCAACCCGGACAAGGTGGTCCGCGAGATCGTCGAGGACCACCCGTTCGCGTGGCTGCCGATGCTCTCGGGCGTCCTCGCGGGGGCCCGGCTCGAACCGGACGAGGCGCGTGGCTTCGGCCTCGCGCACGCCGTCGTGACGCTCGACGCCGCGCGGAGCGTGCGCGCGGAGGAGGTCGAAGCGGTCATCGACGTCATCCGGTCCACTCGTGAGGCCGGGGTCGCCGTGGTGCTCAAGGAAGCCGAACCGATCGGGCCGGGGCAGCGGTGGACGGTCTCGCTCCGTTCGGCGGGCGGCGTCGATGTCTCGGCCGCCGCCGGGGAACTGGGTGGCGGCGGACATCGTCAGGCTGCCGGATGCACCGCGGAGGGCACGGCGGGGGAGGTGCTCGACAGGCTGAGGGCGGCCCTGTCGAGGGCGCCGCTGCTGTGA
- a CDS encoding amino acid ABC transporter ATP-binding protein has translation MSEDFKVDVRGVHKAFGTLTVLDGIDLQVRTGEVTVVLGPSGSGKSTLLRLINHLDRADRGFISVGGELMGYRRSGDRLHELREREILKQRTRIGFVFQNFNLFGHLTTLENVVEAPISAQRRSREEATAHARDLLTLVGLADKADAYPRQLSGGQQQRVAIARALAVRPEVLLFDEPTSALDPELVGEVLDVIKKLARDGTTMIVVTHEIGFAREVADTVVFMDAGRVVEHGPPARILDAPEHPRTKAFLEKVL, from the coding sequence ATGAGCGAAGACTTCAAGGTCGATGTCCGCGGCGTGCACAAGGCCTTCGGCACGCTGACCGTGCTCGACGGGATCGACCTCCAGGTCCGCACCGGCGAGGTGACCGTGGTGCTGGGCCCGTCCGGCTCCGGCAAGTCCACCCTGCTCCGGCTGATCAACCACCTCGACCGCGCCGACCGCGGCTTCATCAGCGTCGGCGGCGAACTGATGGGCTACCGGCGCTCGGGCGACCGGCTGCACGAACTGCGCGAACGCGAGATCCTCAAGCAGCGCACGAGGATCGGGTTCGTGTTCCAGAACTTCAACCTGTTCGGGCATCTCACGACACTGGAAAACGTCGTCGAGGCACCGATTTCGGCGCAACGCCGGTCTCGCGAGGAGGCGACCGCCCACGCGCGGGACCTGCTCACGCTGGTCGGGCTCGCGGACAAGGCGGACGCCTACCCGCGGCAGCTCTCCGGCGGGCAGCAGCAACGGGTCGCGATCGCCCGCGCGCTCGCGGTGCGCCCCGAAGTCCTGCTGTTCGACGAGCCGACGTCAGCGCTCGACCCGGAACTGGTCGGCGAAGTGCTCGACGTGATCAAGAAACTCGCTCGCGACGGCACCACGATGATCGTCGTCACCCACGAGATCGGCTTCGCCAGGGAAGTGGCGGACACCGTGGTGTTCATGGACGCCGGCCGCGTCGTCGAACACGGCCCGCCCGCCCGGATCCTCGACGCGCCCGAGCATCCCCGCACCAAAGCGTTCCTCGAAAAGGTTCTTTAA
- the truB gene encoding tRNA pseudouridine(55) synthase TruB, translating to MSRPNQAPAKKRPAPPPGLVIVDKPSGMTSHDVVAKARRFMGTRKVGHAGTLDPMATGVLVLGIERATKLLGHLALDRKTYLATLSLGLSTTTDDAEGDPIAEAAPDAVEKVTDAGIAAGIAALTGDIQQVPSAVSAVKIDGKRAYARVRAGEEVVIPPRPVTVHRFDLLATRREAGRIELDAVVECSSGTYVRALARDLGAGLGVGGHLLALRRTTVGPFTLAKARTLDQLEDKPELSLDLDAAVAAAFPRRDLDARTAQAVRYGQRVPAAGIEGTYGMFGPDGRVLALAADEGGVARSVVVLLPA from the coding sequence GTGTCGCGCCCCAATCAGGCTCCTGCCAAGAAACGTCCCGCCCCGCCGCCCGGTCTCGTCATCGTCGACAAGCCGTCCGGGATGACCTCCCACGACGTCGTCGCCAAGGCGCGCCGCTTCATGGGCACCCGCAAGGTCGGGCACGCCGGCACCCTCGACCCGATGGCCACCGGTGTCCTCGTGCTCGGCATCGAACGCGCGACGAAACTCCTCGGCCATCTGGCCCTGGACCGCAAGACCTACCTCGCGACCCTCTCTTTGGGACTGTCGACCACGACCGACGACGCCGAGGGCGACCCGATCGCCGAAGCCGCCCCGGACGCCGTCGAGAAGGTCACCGACGCCGGGATCGCCGCCGGGATCGCCGCGTTGACCGGCGACATCCAGCAGGTGCCGAGCGCGGTCAGCGCGGTCAAGATCGACGGCAAACGCGCGTACGCCCGCGTCCGGGCAGGCGAAGAGGTCGTGATCCCGCCGCGCCCGGTCACCGTGCACCGCTTCGATCTGCTCGCCACCCGCCGCGAGGCGGGCCGGATCGAACTCGATGCCGTCGTCGAATGTTCATCGGGCACCTACGTCCGGGCGCTGGCCCGCGATCTCGGCGCCGGGCTCGGTGTCGGCGGGCACCTGCTCGCGTTGCGGCGCACCACGGTCGGCCCGTTCACCCTCGCCAAGGCCCGCACGCTCGACCAGCTCGAAGACAAGCCGGAGCTGTCGCTCGACCTCGACGCCGCCGTCGCCGCCGCGTTCCCGCGCCGCGATCTGGACGCCCGCACGGCGCAGGCGGTCCGATATGGACAGAGGGTGCCCGCGGCCGGGATCGAGGGCACCTACGGGATGTTCGGACCGGACGGCCGGGTGCTCGCGCTCGCCGCGGACGAGGGCGGAGTGGCCCGGTCGGTGGTCGTGCTGCTGCCCGCCTAG
- a CDS encoding preprotein translocase subunit SecY encodes MNADASLRRRILVTLGVIVLFRLGQSLPTPHLTARAPEDDHPLRWILDLATGGGLATLPVFAFGVLPSLVALPVLRTLIVLIPRLAALRTEGEAGARALLRYQRRLTVVLGLPGAIAVVTFRGLEVLHSVVAVACLTAGAALVLRLTEVITDRGFGDGVRILLLAQVLAVLPAEFLRLYGTKGWAAVVVMAVVALSIAVLTVVLAQGQRRVPVQYAKRMIGVRAYGGAPTYIPLRFPQANSPAVLAAALLSLPSLWPGVGWLGDEGNPWRIAVYFVLVCAFAFIRAALSQDMDKVAGELVRVGGFVPGIRPGPWTAEYLDYVNRRVIAFGALCSGVVALIPAIGLALLDVNPRLPFAGVALLVVLVFLVSVTLDTARQFDALRLRKEYGPFLR; translated from the coding sequence ATGAACGCCGACGCCTCCCTTCGCCGCCGGATCCTGGTCACGCTGGGCGTGATCGTGCTGTTCCGGCTGGGTCAGAGCCTGCCGACTCCCCACCTGACCGCCCGCGCGCCCGAAGACGATCATCCGCTGCGCTGGATCCTCGACCTGGCCACCGGCGGTGGCCTGGCCACCCTGCCGGTGTTCGCGTTCGGCGTCCTTCCCAGCCTGGTCGCCTTGCCTGTCCTGCGGACGCTGATCGTCCTGATCCCGCGGCTGGCCGCGCTCCGGACCGAAGGCGAAGCCGGTGCCCGTGCGCTGCTGCGGTATCAGCGACGGCTCACCGTCGTACTCGGCTTGCCGGGGGCCATCGCCGTGGTCACCTTCCGCGGCCTGGAGGTCCTCCACAGCGTTGTGGCCGTGGCGTGCCTGACGGCGGGCGCCGCACTGGTCCTGCGGCTGACCGAGGTGATCACCGACCGGGGATTCGGCGACGGCGTCCGGATCCTGCTGCTCGCGCAGGTCCTGGCGGTACTGCCGGCGGAGTTCCTGCGCCTGTACGGAACGAAGGGCTGGGCCGCGGTCGTGGTCATGGCCGTGGTGGCGCTGTCGATCGCGGTGCTCACGGTCGTCCTCGCGCAGGGCCAACGCCGTGTCCCCGTGCAGTACGCCAAGCGGATGATCGGTGTGCGCGCCTACGGCGGGGCCCCGACCTACATCCCCCTTCGGTTCCCCCAGGCGAACAGCCCGGCCGTCCTCGCCGCGGCGCTGCTGTCCTTGCCGTCGCTCTGGCCCGGCGTGGGCTGGCTGGGCGACGAGGGCAACCCCTGGCGGATCGCGGTCTACTTCGTCCTCGTCTGTGCCTTCGCGTTCATCAGAGCGGCCTTGTCGCAGGACATGGACAAGGTGGCGGGCGAGCTCGTGCGGGTGGGTGGCTTCGTGCCGGGGATCCGGCCCGGACCATGGACCGCCGAATACCTCGACTACGTGAACCGCCGGGTCATCGCCTTCGGCGCGCTCTGCTCCGGGGTGGTGGCGCTGATCCCGGCCATCGGCCTGGCCTTGCTGGACGTGAATCCGAGGCTTCCCTTCGCGGGTGTCGCCCTGCTGGTCGTCCTCGTGTTCCTCGTCAGTGTCACGCTCGACACCGCGCGGCAGTTCGACGCGCTGCGCCTGCGGAAGGAGTACGGGCCGTTCCTCCGGTGA
- a CDS encoding MFS transporter has protein sequence MTGRATRRSWFIWFAAVTVYLLAVFHRTSFGVAGLQAADRFGVGAAALGTFTVLQVGVYAAMQIPTGVLVDRYGPRRVLTAAVFFLGLGQILLAIADSYPLGLAARAVVGFGDALTFVSIMRLIAAHFPGRQYALLAALTGAIGYVGNLAATVPLGLLLDGPGWTPTFLAVGLVTALYAAVVALRVKDTPPGEPEPVRGKVHPKVLGRQVAEAWRTPGTRLGFWVHFSTMFAPNVLTMLWGVPFLVQGQGYPKSTASSLLIVFVFGSMIGGPFVGGLIGRRPSLRMPLVGGYIGGAAVMWAVLLGWGGTTPVAVLVPAFAFLSLGGPASMIGFALARDYNPLSRVGTATGVVNVGGFVATTISALAVGVLLEWTGGAFRLALLSVIAVLAFGTFRMLVWWRRTRAALFEAEARGERIPVQIRRRRWDAVAPLPVSS, from the coding sequence GTGACTGGCCGAGCCACCCGCCGGTCCTGGTTCATCTGGTTCGCCGCCGTCACCGTCTACCTCCTCGCCGTCTTCCACCGGACGTCGTTCGGCGTCGCCGGGCTGCAGGCCGCCGACCGCTTCGGCGTCGGCGCGGCCGCGCTCGGCACGTTCACCGTCCTGCAGGTCGGTGTGTACGCCGCGATGCAGATCCCCACCGGCGTGCTCGTCGACCGCTACGGCCCGCGCCGGGTGCTCACCGCCGCCGTGTTCTTCCTCGGGCTCGGCCAGATCCTGCTCGCGATCGCCGATTCGTATCCGCTCGGCCTGGCCGCCCGCGCCGTCGTCGGCTTCGGTGACGCGCTGACCTTCGTGAGCATCATGCGGCTGATCGCCGCGCATTTCCCCGGCCGCCAGTACGCCCTGCTCGCCGCGCTGACCGGCGCCATCGGGTACGTCGGCAACCTCGCCGCGACCGTCCCGCTCGGCCTGCTGCTCGACGGTCCCGGCTGGACCCCGACGTTCCTCGCCGTCGGCCTGGTGACGGCGCTGTACGCCGCCGTCGTCGCCCTTCGCGTCAAGGACACGCCGCCCGGCGAGCCGGAGCCCGTGCGCGGAAAGGTGCACCCGAAGGTGCTCGGCCGCCAGGTCGCCGAGGCGTGGCGGACGCCGGGGACCCGGCTGGGCTTCTGGGTCCACTTCAGCACGATGTTCGCGCCCAACGTGCTGACCATGCTGTGGGGTGTCCCGTTCCTGGTGCAGGGACAGGGCTACCCGAAGTCCACCGCGAGTTCGCTGCTGATCGTGTTCGTGTTCGGCTCGATGATCGGCGGCCCGTTCGTCGGCGGCCTGATCGGACGGCGCCCGTCGCTGCGGATGCCGCTCGTCGGCGGGTACATCGGCGGCGCCGCGGTGATGTGGGCGGTCCTGCTCGGCTGGGGCGGGACGACCCCGGTCGCGGTCCTGGTCCCCGCGTTCGCCTTCCTTTCCCTCGGCGGCCCCGCGTCGATGATCGGCTTCGCGCTGGCACGGGACTACAACCCGCTCTCGCGTGTCGGCACCGCGACCGGTGTCGTGAACGTCGGCGGGTTCGTGGCCACGACGATCTCCGCGCTCGCGGTCGGCGTGCTGCTGGAATGGACCGGCGGCGCGTTCCGCCTGGCGCTGCTGTCCGTGATCGCGGTGCTCGCTTTCGGCACCTTCCGGATGCTCGTGTGGTGGCGGCGCACCCGCGCCGCGCTGTTCGAGGCCGAGGCCCGCGGCGAGCGGATCCCGGTGCAGATCCGGCGCCGCCGGTGGGACGCCGTAGCGCCGCTGCCCGTCTCGTCCTAG
- a CDS encoding helix-turn-helix domain-containing protein encodes MEDHKIVQRNIALQKEWYGEPLGDRVRRLVVAFDISQAFLAEVLGISAPMLSQVMSGRRAKIGNPVVLAKMIMLERKVLVPAVAAGDRKAMQEALEDVRDSRPTVGRDSIPVGAVADDQGVLVALRDIGEDEDLTEAAKLLDDDFPSLADLLRRAAKNA; translated from the coding sequence GTGGAGGACCACAAGATCGTCCAGCGGAACATCGCGCTGCAGAAGGAGTGGTATGGGGAGCCGCTCGGCGATCGGGTGCGGAGACTGGTCGTCGCCTTCGACATCTCCCAGGCCTTCCTCGCCGAGGTCCTCGGCATCAGCGCGCCCATGCTCAGCCAGGTGATGAGCGGACGGCGGGCGAAGATCGGCAACCCGGTCGTCCTCGCCAAGATGATCATGCTGGAGCGCAAGGTCCTGGTCCCGGCGGTCGCCGCGGGGGACCGCAAGGCCATGCAGGAGGCGCTGGAGGACGTCCGCGATTCGCGGCCGACGGTGGGCCGGGACAGCATCCCGGTCGGTGCCGTCGCCGACGACCAGGGTGTGCTCGTGGCGCTGCGGGACATCGGCGAGGACGAAGACCTCACCGAAGCCGCGAAGCTGCTCGACGACGATTTCCCGTCTCTGGCGGACCTGCTGCGCCGGGCCGCCAAGAACGCCTGA
- a CDS encoding TRM11 family SAM-dependent methyltransferase: MSEYAILVYPSANRVYTDSTPALLRAELAVFGLSALETEISEIGETELGGVSYLTFTTPAPLSERDLALLSNLSALYALFERGDGVLKPVTISPLANFDSDLLTIQKYPGKTNELFTKLLVNVTLLSTANPTAMLDGPLHLLDPLCGRGTTLNQAMMYGFDATGLDVDGKDFDSYELFVKTWLKQKRIKHSAESGQVRRNKVRLGRRLDIGFGITKEQYKAGDVRKLSYLNCDTLTTDELLRPNSVDLIVTDAPYGVQHGSHRTQDASLARSPRDLLAAAVPVWTRVLRPGGALGISWNTNVAPREELAAILDKAGLDVREDGPYAGFAHRVDQAIVRDLIVAAKPV, encoded by the coding sequence ATGTCCGAGTACGCGATCCTGGTCTACCCGTCCGCCAACCGGGTCTACACCGATTCCACCCCGGCCCTGCTGCGCGCGGAGCTGGCGGTGTTCGGCCTGTCCGCTCTGGAGACCGAGATCTCCGAGATCGGCGAGACGGAACTCGGTGGCGTCAGCTACCTCACCTTCACCACTCCCGCCCCGTTGAGCGAACGCGATCTCGCGCTCCTTTCGAACCTTTCCGCGCTGTACGCGCTGTTCGAACGCGGCGACGGTGTCCTGAAGCCGGTGACGATCAGCCCGCTCGCGAACTTCGACTCGGATCTGCTGACCATCCAGAAGTACCCCGGCAAGACGAACGAGCTGTTCACCAAACTTCTCGTCAACGTCACCCTGCTGTCCACCGCGAATCCCACCGCGATGCTGGACGGGCCGCTGCATCTGCTCGACCCGCTCTGCGGCCGCGGCACCACGCTGAACCAGGCGATGATGTACGGCTTCGACGCGACCGGGCTCGACGTCGACGGCAAGGATTTCGACTCCTACGAGCTGTTCGTCAAGACCTGGCTGAAGCAGAAGCGCATCAAGCACAGCGCCGAATCCGGTCAGGTGCGGCGCAACAAGGTCCGGCTCGGCAGGCGGCTCGACATCGGGTTCGGGATCACCAAGGAGCAGTACAAGGCGGGTGACGTCCGCAAGCTGAGCTACCTCAACTGCGACACGCTCACCACGGACGAACTGCTGCGGCCGAACTCGGTGGACCTCATCGTCACCGACGCCCCGTACGGCGTGCAGCACGGCAGCCACCGCACCCAGGACGCGTCGCTCGCGCGCAGCCCGCGAGACCTGCTCGCGGCCGCTGTCCCGGTGTGGACACGGGTGCTGCGGCCCGGCGGCGCGCTCGGCATCTCCTGGAACACCAACGTCGCGCCGCGCGAGGAACTCGCCGCGATCCTCGACAAGGCGGGACTGGACGTCCGCGAGGACGGCCCGTACGCCGGTTTCGCCCACCGGGTGGACCAGGCGATCGTGCGGGACCTGATCGTCGCCGCCAAGCCTGTCTAG
- a CDS encoding MATE family efflux transporter, giving the protein MVPEVSEPDERVPPKRVLGLAVPALGVLAAEPLYVLVDTAVVGHLGALPLAGLAVGGVVLSQVSSQLTFLSYGTTSRTARLHGAGRRGEAVREGVQATWLAVIVGLVVIVAGQLLAAPIARVLSGDAAITDAAVSWLRIALFGTPFILITMAGNGWMRGVQDSAKPLRYVLAGNGISAVLCPVLVYGAGWGLEGSAIANVVAQVISASLFIVALVRERVPLRPEPKVMRAQLGLGRDLVVRSLAFQACFVSAAAVAARTSTEAVGAHQVVLQLWTFLALVLDSLAIAAQSLVGAALGAGASKRARGLSSQITGYGLIFGCFLGVVFASLAGVLPQVFTSDAAVLGEIPHAWWFFVALQPIAGVVFALDGVLLGAGDAAFLRNATLLSAALGFLPLIWLSLAFGWGLAGIWTGLSLFMLLRLATLLVRWRSGRWAVEGAVRAA; this is encoded by the coding sequence CTGGTGCCTGAAGTTTCCGAACCCGACGAGCGCGTCCCGCCGAAACGCGTCCTCGGTCTCGCCGTGCCCGCGCTCGGCGTCCTCGCGGCCGAACCGCTGTACGTCCTGGTGGACACGGCCGTCGTCGGGCATCTCGGCGCGTTGCCGCTGGCCGGGCTCGCCGTCGGCGGTGTCGTGCTGTCGCAGGTGTCGAGCCAGCTGACGTTCCTCTCCTACGGCACCACGTCGCGGACGGCCCGGCTGCACGGCGCCGGACGTCGCGGCGAGGCGGTCCGCGAAGGCGTCCAGGCGACCTGGCTCGCGGTGATCGTCGGGCTGGTCGTGATCGTCGCCGGGCAGCTGCTGGCCGCGCCCATCGCGCGGGTCCTCTCCGGGGACGCCGCGATCACCGACGCCGCCGTCTCCTGGCTGCGGATCGCGTTGTTCGGGACGCCGTTCATCCTGATCACGATGGCGGGCAACGGCTGGATGCGCGGCGTGCAGGATTCCGCGAAACCGTTGCGCTATGTCCTGGCGGGCAACGGGATCTCGGCCGTGCTGTGCCCGGTGCTGGTGTACGGCGCGGGCTGGGGGCTGGAAGGTTCGGCGATCGCGAATGTCGTCGCGCAGGTGATCTCGGCGTCGCTGTTCATCGTGGCCCTGGTGCGGGAGCGGGTCCCGCTGCGCCCGGAGCCGAAGGTGATGCGGGCCCAGCTCGGCCTCGGCCGGGATCTCGTGGTGCGCAGCCTCGCCTTCCAAGCGTGCTTCGTCTCCGCCGCCGCGGTCGCCGCGCGGACGTCCACCGAGGCCGTCGGCGCGCATCAGGTCGTGTTGCAGCTGTGGACGTTCCTCGCGCTGGTGCTGGACTCGCTCGCGATCGCCGCGCAGTCGCTCGTGGGGGCCGCCCTCGGCGCCGGGGCGAGCAAACGGGCGCGGGGGTTGTCGAGCCAGATCACCGGCTACGGGCTGATCTTCGGCTGCTTCCTCGGTGTCGTGTTCGCCTCGCTGGCCGGGGTGCTGCCGCAGGTGTTCACCTCGGACGCGGCCGTACTCGGTGAGATCCCGCACGCGTGGTGGTTCTTCGTGGCGTTGCAGCCGATCGCGGGGGTGGTGTTCGCGCTGGACGGTGTCCTGCTCGGCGCGGGCGACGCCGCTTTCCTGCGCAACGCGACATTGCTGAGCGCGGCGCTGGGGTTCCTGCCGCTGATCTGGTTGTCGCTCGCGTTCGGGTGGGGGCTGGCCGGGATCTGGACCGGGCTCTCGCTGTTCATGCTGTTGCGGCTGGCGACCCTGCTGGTGCGGTGGCGCTCGGGCCGGTGGGCCGTGGAAGGCGCCGTCCGCGCGGCCTGA